In Trifolium pratense cultivar HEN17-A07 linkage group LG7, ARS_RC_1.1, whole genome shotgun sequence, a genomic segment contains:
- the LOC123894908 gene encoding uncharacterized protein LOC123894908 has protein sequence MVVNEHIIIPRTLLPFYISMAFPGNLLIRHRFISLINPKTLNSINSNFPIRTITSLPKSANSQTKKPLSTLFSEVMSGKTTTIEEEQDGEGDIELKKKLKQLTEEVRTIKEKKAIPIEEVPKKVEKRSLYSAFTNKPVTDGVTKMEVEKKKKKIEPFVIKELSIDTVMFLKYLYENGYFKDAKFANVNERFDLGWFENRYALGYAKFAAIEFAKDNREIAKWLSGSALKQVAAFGCPSTSRSSVFPAKRLRKFFEVPENTVCSKCMLRDSCKFVNQNVWKCDANNLNVEIFMNVIISYALHWVHPQLVVSDEVNKSVDHLLNEFVKLSQIT, from the exons ATGGTGGTAAATGAGCATATCATTATACCAAGAACACTTCTTCCATTTTACATTTCAATGGCTTTCCCCGGAAACCTTCTCATACGACACCGTTTCATCTCACTcataaaccctaaaaccctaaattcCATCAACTCCAATTTCCCAATCAGAACCATCACATCCTTACCCAAATCCGCAAATTCCCAAACCAAGAAACCCCTCAGCACTCTCTTCAGCGAAGTAATGTCAGGTAAAACCACAACAATCGAAGAAGAACAAGACGGTGAAGGCGATATCGAGCTGAAGAAGAAACTGAAGCAATTAACAGAAGAAGTTAGAACCATCAAGGAGAAAAAAGCGATTCCAATTGAAGAGGTTCCGAAGAAAGTTGAAAAGAGGAGTTTATATTCTGCGTTTACCAATAAACCTGTTACTGATGGTGTAACAAAAATGGAggtagagaagaagaaaaaaaagatagaacCGTTTGTTATTAAGGAGCTTTCAATTGATACGGTGATGTTTTTGAAGTATTTGTATGAAAATGGGTATTTTAAAGATGCTAAATTTGCAAATGTTAATGAAAGATTTGATCTTGGTTGGTTTGAGAATCGTTACGCTTTGGGGTATGCTAAGTTTGCTGCAATCGAATTTGCCAAGGATAATCGTGAAATTGCAAA ATGGCTATCAGGAAGTGCATTGAAGCAAGTGGCAGCGTTTGGTTGCCCCTCCACCAGCAGGAGTAGTGTCTTCCCTGCGAAAAGACTGCGGAAATTTTTTGAGGTTCCAGAAAATACA GTTTGCAGTAAATGCATGCTGCGAGACTCGTGCAAGTTTGTGAATCAAAATGTGTGGAAATGTGATGCTAATAATTTGAATGTGGAGATATTTATGAACGTTATTATTTCATATGCTTTACACTGGGTGCATCCTCAGCTGGTAGTGTCTGATGAAGTGAACAAATCAGTCGATCATTTACTGAATGAGTTTGTGAAACTGAGTCAAATCACCTGA
- the LOC123894910 gene encoding BES1/BZR1 homolog protein 4-like isoform X1 produces MTSGTRQPTWKERENNKRRERRRRAIAAKIFSGLRMYGNYKLPKHCDNNEVLKALCNEAGWTVEPDGTTYRKGCKPVERMDVVGGSAMGSPCSSYHPSPCASYNPSPGSSSFPSPRSSHAVTPNGDANSLIPWLKNLSSGSSSASSSKHPQLFIHTGSISAPVTPPLSSPTARSSQAKADIWEDQSIRPGWGGQQNPFLPSSTPPSPGRQVLDPDWFAGIRMPQCGPTSPTFSLVATNPFGFREEVFCGSDSRMWTPGQSGTCSPAIAAGSDHTADIPMAESISDEFAFGLVKPWEGERIHEDSGSDDLELTLGSSKTR; encoded by the exons ATGACGTCGGGGACGAGACAACCAACATGGAAGGAGAGAGAAAACAACAAGaggagagagagaagaagacgAGCTATAGCGGCGAAGATCTTCTCCGGTTTGAGAATGTACGGTAACTACAAGCTTCCTAAACACTGCGATAACAATGAAGTTCTCAAAGCTCTCTGTAATGAAGCTGGTTGGACCGTTGAACCTGATGGCACAACGTATCGTAAg GGATGCAAGCCTGTTGAACGCATGGATGTGGTAGGTGGTTCTGCAATGGGAAGTCCGTGTTCATCTTACCATCCAAGCCCATGTGCTTCCTACAACCCAAGTCCTGGCTCTTCTTCATTCCCTAGCCCGCGCTCATCCCATGCTGTAACTCCTAATGGTGATGCCAATTCCCTTATTCCTTGGCTCAAAAACCTCTCATCTGGATCATCATCAGCATCCTCTTCCAAGCATCCACAGCTATTCATTCATACCGGCTCCATCAGTGCTCCTGTCACTCCTCCACTTAGCTCTCCAACTGCACGATCATCCCAGGCGAAAGCTGACATCTGGGAGGATCAATCCATTCGTCCTGGGTGGGGCGGGCAGCAGAACCCTTTCCTGCCCTCATCCACTCCTCCGAGCCCTGGTCGCCAAGTTCTCGACCCAGATTGGTTTGCTGGGATTAGAATGCCCCAGTGTGGGCCAACTTCGCCTACCTTTAGCCTAGTCGCCACTAATCCATTTGGATTCAGGGAAGAGGTTTTCTGTGGCAGTGATTCCCGCATGTGGACACCTGGACAAAGTGGGACATGTTCTCCAGCTATAGCTGCAGGCTCTGATCATACTGCTGACATACCGATGGCTGAATCTATTTCAGACGAATTTGCCTTTGGTTTGGTGAAGCCTTGGGAAGGAGAAAGGATTCATGAAGATAGCGGATCAGACGATTTAGAGCTCACTCTTGGCAGTTCAAAGACCAG GTAA
- the LOC123894910 gene encoding BES1/BZR1 homolog protein 4-like isoform X2, which translates to MTSGTRQPTWKERENNKRRERRRRAIAAKIFSGLRMYGNYKLPKHCDNNEVLKALCNEAGWTVEPDGTTYRKGCKPVERMDVVGGSAMGSPCSSYHPSPCASYNPSPGSSSFPSPRSSHAVTPNGDANSLIPWLKNLSSGSSSASSSKHPQLFIHTGSISAPVTPPLSSPTARSSQAKADIWEDQSIRPGWGGQQNPFLPSSTPPSPGRQVLDPDWFAGIRMPQCGPTSPTFSLVATNPFGFREEVFCGSDSRMWTPGQSGTCSPAIAAGSDHTADIPMAESISDEFAFGLVKPWEGERIHEDSGSDDLELTLGSSKTR; encoded by the exons ATGACGTCGGGGACGAGACAACCAACATGGAAGGAGAGAGAAAACAACAAGaggagagagagaagaagacgAGCTATAGCGGCGAAGATCTTCTCCGGTTTGAGAATGTACGGTAACTACAAGCTTCCTAAACACTGCGATAACAATGAAGTTCTCAAAGCTCTCTGTAATGAAGCTGGTTGGACCGTTGAACCTGATGGCACAACGTATCGTAAg GGATGCAAGCCTGTTGAACGCATGGATGTGGTAGGTGGTTCTGCAATGGGAAGTCCGTGTTCATCTTACCATCCAAGCCCATGTGCTTCCTACAACCCAAGTCCTGGCTCTTCTTCATTCCCTAGCCCGCGCTCATCCCATGCTGTAACTCCTAATGGTGATGCCAATTCCCTTATTCCTTGGCTCAAAAACCTCTCATCTGGATCATCATCAGCATCCTCTTCCAAGCATCCACAGCTATTCATTCATACCGGCTCCATCAGTGCTCCTGTCACTCCTCCACTTAGCTCTCCAACTGCACGATCATCCCAGGCGAAAGCTGACATCTGGGAGGATCAATCCATTCGTCCTGGGTGGGGCGGGCAGCAGAACCCTTTCCTGCCCTCATCCACTCCTCCGAGCCCTGGTCGCCAAGTTCTCGACCCAGATTGGTTTGCTGGGATTAGAATGCCCCAGTGTGGGCCAACTTCGCCTACCTTTAGCCTAGTCGCCACTAATCCATTTGGATTCAGGGAAGAGGTTTTCTGTGGCAGTGATTCCCGCATGTGGACACCTGGACAAAGTGGGACATGTTCTCCAGCTATAGCTGCAGGCTCTGATCATACTGCTGACATACCGATGGCTGAATCTATTTCAGACGAATTTGCCTTTGGTTTGGTGAAGCCTTGGGAAGGAGAAAGGATTCATGAAGATAGCGGATCAGACGATTTAGAGCTCACTCTTGGCAGTTCAAAGACCAGGTAG